From one Rhineura floridana isolate rRhiFlo1 chromosome 4, rRhiFlo1.hap2, whole genome shotgun sequence genomic stretch:
- the DPYSL5 gene encoding dihydropyrimidinase-related protein 5 yields the protein MLANAATMRILIKGGKVVNDDCTLEADVYIENGIIQQVGRELMIPGGAKVIDATGKLVIPGGIDTSTHFHQTFMNATCVDDFYHGTKAALVGGTTMVIGHVLPDKDISLLDAYEKCRSLADPKVCCDYALHMGITWWAPKVKAEMETLVREKGINSFQMFMTYKDLYMLRDSELYQVFCACKDIGAIARVHAENGELVAEGAREALDLGITGPEGIEISRPEELEAEATHRVITIANRTHCPVYLVNVSSMSAGDVIATAKMQGKVVYAETTTAHAALTGLHYYHQDWSHAAAYVTVPPLRLDTNTSTYLMSLLANDTMNVVASDHRPFTTKQKAMGKEDFTKIPHGVSGVQDRMAVIWERGVVGGKMDENRFVAITSSNAAKIYNMYPRKGRIIPGADADVVVWDPEATK from the exons ATGCTCGCCAACGCTGCCACAATGCGGATCCTCATCAAGGGGGGGAAGGTAGTGAATGATGACTGCACCCTGGAGGCCGATGTTTACATTGAGAACGGCATCATCCAGCAGGTCGGCCGCGAGCTCATGATCCCCGGCGGAGCCAAGGTCATAGATGCCACCGGCAAGCTGGTGATCCCGGGGGGCATCGATACCAGCACGCACTTCCACCAGACCTTCATGAATGCCACCTGTGTGGATGACTTCTACCATGGCACCAAG GCCGCCCTGGTTGGGGGAACCACAATGGTGATTGGGCATGTGCTCCCAGACAAGGACATCTCCCTGCTGGATGCTTACGAGAAGTGCCGCAGCCTGGCCGACCCGAAGGTGTGCTGTGACTATGCCCTGCACATGGGCATTACCTGGTGGGCACCAAAG GTGAAGGCGGAGATGGAGACCTTGGTGCGGGAGAAGGGCATCAACTCCTTCCAGATGTTCATGACCTACAAGGACTTGTAcatgctgagagacagtgagctCTACCAGGTCTTCTGCGCTTGCAAGGACATTGGGGCCATTGCCCGTGTCCACGCTGAGAATGGCGAGCTGGTGGCTGAG GGGGCCAGGGAGGCCCTGGACCTGGGCATCACCGGTCCAGAAGGGATTGAGATCAGCCGGCCGGAGGAG CTGGAGGCTGAAGCCACGCATCGGGTCATCACCATCGCTAACCGG ACTCACTGCCCTGTCTACCTGGTCAACGTCTCCAGCATGTCGGCCGGAGATGTCATCGCCACGGCCAAGATGCAAG GGAAGGTGGTGTATGCAGAGACGACGACGGCCCACGCGGCTCTGACGGGCTTGCACTACTACCACCAGGACTGGTCTCACGCAGCGGCCTACGTCACGGTGCCCCCCTTGCGGCTGGACACCAACACCTCCACCTACCTCATGAGCCTGCTGGCCAA TGACACCATGAATGTCGTGGCCTCTGATCACCGGCCGTTCACCACCAAGCAGAAGGCCATGGGCAAGGAGGACTTCACCAAAATCCCCCACGGCGTCAGCGGGGTGCAGGATCGCATGGCCGTCATCTGGGAACGCGGAGTG GTGGGGGGCAAAATGGATGAGAACCGCTTCGTGGCCATCACCAGCTCGAACGCTGCTAAGATCTACAACATGTACCCACGCAAGGGCCGCATCATCCCCGGGGCCGACGCAGACGTGGTCGTGTGGGACCCTGAGGCCACAAAGTAG